A genomic stretch from Lepisosteus oculatus isolate fLepOcu1 chromosome 7, fLepOcu1.hap2, whole genome shotgun sequence includes:
- the LOC138240768 gene encoding zona pellucida sperm-binding protein 4-like codes for MERSMSRGRMGLYIVLFLLSLDCSLAQVQKCLVNDSDKMACGNLTISKSDCEANNCCFDPSSQNRCYYGNEVTVQCTRDGQFVVVVSRNATSPPLSLDSVSLQGGRSAPCGPVGTTAGFAMFQFPVSACGTSMKIEGGAVVYENMMSSTFAVIGGPAGSITRDSFYKLFFQCRYADDDLVPVRAVVYTVSPPPPAVSPGPLRVELRIARGELYDSYYSDLDYPVTKVLRDPVYVEVHILNRADPNIVLTLGDCWATSTPSPLSQPSWSLLVAGCPYRGDDYWTTLIPVGGSSGLPYPTHYQRFMIRMFTFVDPASQVPLMEKVFIHCSAAVCQPTVTDRCVPTCGRRRRAVAQVAEDSSRETVLVSSGEVILVGSELPALGQLDSHPEAPRFLSYGLLVVAASTVLVVCSLVLVAVWRSRPHIQHTKPNL; via the exons ATGGAAAGGTCAATGAGCAGAGGGAGGATGGGGTTGtacattgtgttgtttttacTATCGTTGGATTGTTCTTTAGCTCAGGTGCAGAAGTGCCTGGTTAATGATAGTGACAAGATGGCATGTGGTAACTTGACTATCAGTAAAAGTGACTGTGAAGCTAATAACTGCTGCTTTGATCCGTCCAGCCAAAATCGCTGTTACTATGGGAATGAAG TGACTGTCCAGTGCACCAGGGATGGCCAGTTTGTGGTGGTTGTGTCCAGGAATGCCACCAGCCCTCCACTGAGCCTGGATTCAGTCAGCCTGCAGGGGGGCAGGAGTGCCCCCTGTGGCCCTGTTGGCACCACTGCTGGCTTTGCCATGTTCCAGTTCCCAGTCAGTGCCTGTGGCACCAGCATGAAG ATTGAAGGTGGTGCTGTGGTGTATGAGAACATGATGTCCTCAACATTTGCTGTGATTGGGGGACCTGCTGGCTCCATCACAAGGGACAGTTTCTACAA gctgttcTTCCAGTGCAGGTATGCAGACGATGACCTTGTTCCAGTGCGGGCTGTGGTCTACACGGTCTCCCCACCCCCTCCGGCAGTGTCTCCAGGACCTCTCCGTGTGGAGCTCAGGATTGCAAGAG GAGAGCTGTATGACTCCTACTACAGTGACCTGGACTACCCTGTGACCAAGGTGCTGCGAGATCCTGTGTATGTGGAGGTCCACATCTTGAACCGGGCTGACCCCAACATTGTCCTGACCCTGGGGGACTGCTGGGCCACTTCCACTCCCAGTCCTCTCAGCCAGCCCAGCTGGAGCCTTCTGGTTGCTGG GTGTCCCTACAGAGGTGATGACTACTGGACCACCTTGATCCCTGTGGGTGGCTCCTCAGGGCTGCCGTACCCAACGCACTACCAGCGCTTCATGATTCGGATGTTCACTTTTGTGGATCCTGCCTCTCAGGTGCCTCTGATGGAGAAG gTGTTCATCCACTGTAGTGCAGCAGTGTGCCAGCCGACTGTTACTGACCGCTGTGTGCCCACCTGTGGCAGGAGGA GAAGAGCTGTTGCTCAAGTGGCAGAGGACTCCTCCAGAGAAACTgtgctggtgtccagtggggaagTGATCCTGGTTGGATCTGAGCTTCCAGCTCTGGGTCAGCTGGATTCCCATCCTGAAG CACCCCGGTTCCTGAGCTATGGGCTGCTGGTAGTAGCTGCCTCCACTGTGCTTGTGGTCTGTTCTCTGGTGTTGGTGGCTGTGTGGAGATCTAGACCTCACATCCAGCATACCAAGCCTAATCTGTAG
- the LOC102696752 gene encoding zona pellucida sperm-binding protein 3-like yields the protein MWFPSGLDFRLLTLLFLAVLCDAAQWRARANVQSGIRRKGIAFLDSPLLPRQQKQQVIRAVSAQCGESTIVVQVKTDLFGTGQLIKASDLSLGDCAVTRQDTAAQLLIFEAELQACRSVLSTVDEQLVYSFSLNYTPKPLANTPIVRTNGAVVGIECHYMRLHNVSSNALKPTWVPYTSTKSAEDLLDFSLSLMSDDWRSQRSSNVFYLGDVLNIEASVTQANHQPLRLFVDSCVATLVPDQTSTPSYSFIENKGCLTDAKSTGSSSQFMPRTQDTKLQMKLDAFRFYRDARSSIYITCHLKVTPASQSVDSLNKDCYTEGSRWRSVDGSDQVCSCCDSSCVPSVRSRYWGGRSRRDLASTGAPEWEADATVGPVFVLQEQVAERPVEAEGRSSQLRAEEDKATGLPVEAVILAGVVTAVGLVCAALLGTVLHRRKQHKPMN from the exons ATGTGGTTTCCTAGTGGTCTTGACTTTCGGCTGTTGACCTTGCTGTTTCTCGCAGTTCTGTGTGATGCTGCGCAATGGCGCGCCCGCGCTAACGTCCAATCCGGCATCAGGCGCAAGGGGATCGCCTTTCTGGACTCGCCTCTGCTGCCAcggcagcagaagcagcaggttATCCGGGCTGTGTCGGCGCAGTGCGGGGAGAGTACGATCGTGGTGCAGGTCAAGACGGACCTGTTCGGCACCGGGCAGCTGATCAAAGCTTCGGATCTCAGCCTGGGAGACTGTGCGGTCACCCGGCAGGACACCGCGGCGCAGCTCCTGATCTTCGAGGCTGAGCTGCAGGCGTGTCGCAGTGTGCTGAGT ACTGTGGACGAGCAACTGGTGTACAGCTTCTCTCTCAACTACACCCCGAAGCCGCTGGCCAACACCCCCATAGTGCGAACTAATGGTGCTGTTGTGGGTATCGAGTGTCACTACATGAG GCTCCACAATGTGAGCAGCAATGCCCTGAAGCCCACCTGGGTCCCCTACACCTCCACCAAGTCTGCTGAGGATCTGCTGGACTTCTCCCTGAGCCTCATGAGTG ATGACTGGCGCTCCCAGAGGTCCTCCAATGTGTTCTACCTGGGGGACGTCCTGAACATCGAAGCCTCCGTCACCCAGGCCAACCACCAGCCTCTGCGGCTCTTTGTGGACAGCTGCGTGGCCACCTTGGTCCCTGACCagacctccacccccagctactCCTTCATTGAGAACAAAGG GTGCCTGACTGATGCCAAATCCACAGGCTCCAGCTCGCAGTTCATGCCAAGAACCCAGGACACCAAGCTGCAGATGAagctggatgccttcaggttctATCGGGATGCCAGGAGCTCA ATCTACATCACCTGCCACCTGAAGGTGACTCCTGCTTCCCAGAGTGTGGACTCCCTGAACAAGGACTGCTACACTGAGGGCAGCAG GTGGAGATCAGTGGATGGGAGTGACCAGGtctgcagctgctgtgactccAGCTGTGTGCCAAGTGTACGATCCAGGTATTGGggtggcaggagcaggagggaccTGGCCTCTACAGGGG CTCCTGAGTGGGAAGCTGATGCCACTGTTGGTCCCGTGTTTGTGCTGCAAGAGCAGGTTGCTGAGAGGCCAGTGGAGGCAGAAGGCCGGAGCTCCCAGCTAAGAGCAGAGGAGGACAAAGCCACAG GCCTGCCTGTGGAGGCTGTGATCCTGGCTGGTGTGGTGACTGCTGTGGGGCTGGTCTGTGCTGCTCTGCTGGGGACAGTCCTGCACAGGAGAAAGCAACACAAACCCATGAACTGA